From the genome of Strix aluco isolate bStrAlu1 chromosome 13, bStrAlu1.hap1, whole genome shotgun sequence:
ACAGTGCAAATGTTTTCCACATTTTAAGTTTTCCACATTTTCATAGAAGAATTTAGGTTGGTCTAAATGTGCTATTTTGGGGGTAAAATCAGAACAAAGACATTAATACCTTGTTTGAGCTGATAAATAatgtaagaatttaatttttaactcaCACGTAATAGGATACAGAAAATTCTTATATTTGTTAGACATAGCCTACTCTTCTTAGATTTTTCACTAACCATTTAGTGCCTCTAAAGATAGTTTCTCACAGGgaatcaaaagcaaaatataacCTGTGCTAGACACATCTCAGCAGCACCTATGCATTCTCTACCCCTCAGAAAATAATCCATTTCATTTGGAGTGCTCCCTCACAGGAGGCAAAtgggttttcattttccttttcattttttattttaactaagTGTACTCTGTTACAAATAAAGGCTAACACCTGGGCCCTCTCATGCATAGAGCTAACTGATGACAAACCAGTACGGGGATGGACGTGTCATACCAGTAATTTTTTCAGGGGGCTGCACTCCAAGTGAATGAGAAAGCCAGAAAGTCCATTTCCCAGCACAAGGTGCTCACTGGAGAGCTCTACAACAGACACTGGCTTTGCTCACCACAGCTTAAAGCGGTTCTGGAGCTGCTGATTCTCCTCCACCGAGCCCAACAGCAAAGCCCCACTGATTTGCTGGGTCAGTCTTGCTGGAACACAACACTAAGTCCTGTTACAGGTTTCTTACGGTAGCTAAAAGGAGTTCAAAATCAGGTCCAAAAGTCTGACATTACTCGCTTTCTTGAAACAGTAGTGTAGTTTATAAATTTTGGGTTCTAATTTAGTCatcaaagtgtttttaaaaatgtgttcaaaCCCACCCCCCTAGTAGTAgtcaaataacaaaaaaaccctaccaaagCAGCAACCTAGCTCTAGCTGTAAAATTAAATGTGGAAAATCAGAAGTCTTGCAAAAAATAACATTACTCTCATGCATGTTAAACTTGGCAAACAAACTGTAGAAGGATAAATGAACAACCtcagtatgaaataaaaatgagtcaGAGGAGATACATTCCACAATGGACAATGGCTCATCTTTTATGACTTACAACACAATGATCTGATTACTGAATGATAGAAGAAAGATGCAGTTTTACTTAACAAAATTTTGTATCACGAACTAAAGGCAGGTTTCAAGACCAAATTAATTTAATGAATTGTCTCTTTAAATGGATCCTCTCTTTAAGCAGACATGTATCTGTATTAAACCACCCCACATCCCAAAGCATattcacagggaaaaaaggaTTGTTGACTTCTAGCTTTTCATAAAAGCATCATTCATTATTACACAGCATTAATTTTTGTaaataacaaagcagaacaaaacagaaaaccactaTTATGAACAAATGTCTAAAATAGGTTTTTGATAAAAACCTGAAAATCGTTTACATCAGCAATGAAGTGGGCTGCCCAttggaaaaagacattttattctTAGAATAATCTCATCTTTGGCAGAAGCTTAGCTGTAACAATTATGCTGTTTATGAATAAGGCGAGACAGATTACAAGCACACAGGCTTTCCTTCTATTTGCGTATTTAATTATGTAGCCATACGAAGACTcatttaggtatttttaaaatgttctaaaaGTTGTTTCAGAGAATTTCTTTGTTCAAAAACTAATACCATACACCTCCTCAAGTGCTCAGTGGGGAAATGTCCATTGTACCTAGACGTTTTGGGGAAAGGGGGGTGGTGGGAAGGGGTATTCCCTAAGCAGCACTGAAGAATAGGTATTCATTTATAAAAATGCAGGAGCATACCTTCTGGCCAAGAAACAGACTTTTGGTGGACAGGACCGTGAAACCATCTGCAGGAGTTCCCTCTGTTGTACTGTCAGCACTGGCTGATTTGCTCACTTCTCCCTGCTTCTTCTTCCGAAAATATAGTTAATTAGTTAACTCAAGGCtgagagaaaaacagtttaataacacTAAGATATACGACAAGCCATAAATGCTTACCAGGCAATAAAATGCTAGTACAGTGGCGTTTGGATTTTATCCTGTAGTCTAACTAAAGTGACTGATTACAGCTGAAGGAATCAATAGGAGAAACAACCTCAATATCTGCATATCTACACAACCCTTTTCTTGCCTACGACAGCGCACAATTCAGATGACAGTTGCCTTAAATTTTGTAGGAAAACATATAAACAGCCCCAAACTTTTAACAGCTTTCTAATGGCTTGTGTGGAAAAAGATAATGTCTCTATTTATATGTGCGGGCAGACGTTTATTTTAAGGTAAAAACTGACTTGTCAGAGCTCAAAGTTTATCTCTCTGTGAAGGGAAGTGCTCCCAGAtttcacaaatttatttttagaaatactgcTTTGAAATCTGGCCATCCTTAGAGCCAGTGTCAGAAGAATACATCTACTTTCTACCTGTCCTGTTTAATATCATCACCTTCCTTTATCTCCAGCAAAACTGTAAGGGGAGAAGGAGTTCCCCTCAACCACCATTCCTTTTTTCAACTGTATTACTGAAGTAAAATAATAGGTTTCACGAATGAATTGATTTACtgaataaaaatgagaatgagGAACATTTTGAAAAGGTTGTTTCATGAAGATAGTGAATTGACTGCTGTGGTTATAAACTTGGTTGGtgccaaaaaataatttcatattttcagtaaaattactACTTATAATTTCATATAAACCTTTGGTGACTTAGCAATATCTGTGCTGTAGCTAAAAAGCACACCTGAAATATTAAGCAAGCCACTGTTCTCTATCGTCCCTTTCCAAAGTATATAAACTAAATCTGTGGCTGAGCAACCACAAGGACTTTGATGCAAGGGTATACTGGTGCTTCTAGAAGCTGTAACCATGCTTTATTTTacacaaatgttttgaaaattagATTTTCATGAGTCCTATTTCAATTCCCCAGGAGTTTACTGTTAGCCAAATACCAATATAGTAAGCAGACAATACAGTTTATTgtgtagaagaaaaacagaaccCCACAACAGACTTCCTGCTTTTGTAAtcaagcaggggaaaaaaaattccagatttAGGGAAATTATTAGTGCATGGTTATTAGAAGCACTGCACTTGAAATGTCAGTTACTAGGTGTTCTAAGAGAGAAAACTAAATTCaacagtttgaaaaacaaaaaggtgAAACAATCAGAAGAGTGACCAAATAAACAATAACAGACATACAGGATGAATACAGAAGCTTTGTTCAACCTGGAAGGCACTGTCCATTTCATGTGAAGTTTGTGTACTTTTCTGCCTACTTTCATAGGCAGTAGatgttttgccaaaaaaaaaaaaaaaaaaaaaaaagattccctaCTCctacaaactgaaacaaaaaaaaagaataaaggaatgTTCTCCATAGCTTGAAAAAAAGATCTTATTTGTTTCCTAGCataagaaaaatcacattttggtCCTCATGTTCTTCCCCTCACCTCCACACTTTGTTTTGAATTAGTTTCAgtactaaaaatttaaaaaaccaagtCTAAACATGGAAGAATCTCATCTATAACATACTACTAATAACAGAGGAGGACATTTGTGGGTCTTCAGCTCAGCCAAAGAAATTCTGTGCAGCCACAATACAGTTTCTCTGATGCTCAAAAGACTTGGCTACCTGATCTAGCAGAATTGCATCCTGCTCCAGAAGGAGTATTTCACACTCCTTGGATTACATCAAATCAACTAAGAGGAATCTTATACTATACTGggacaaaacaaaacccattaaaaaaaacaacaaacaccagAAAAATAGAACACTTGAAAACAGGCCTGTGACATGCTAATGGCTGAGGACATTATTACAATGCAAGTGACTCGGGCTGTtgtttttcttcaatatttaAAATTGCAAAATGCTGCTTTAGCGTGactttacttttgaaaaaaatacccagATTGCCTGTTTCTTGCAGACACATATAAATACTTGAACAAAGTCCAAGCAAGTTTACTCTGCCCAGCCCAGTGCAGGCACCTGCTCAGTCCCAGCAAAGCTGCCCCTACAGCTGCTGCGTAAGGTCTCGTTTGCTCACCAGTAAGACACGACTAGTACAGCCCCCATACATCTTCTTCTTCTGGCTCTTGGTGCCTCCAGCCTGTGCCTACTTGACGACTTTTTCGCACATGGAACAGAGTATTTACAGCTTGCTGGCCTGTCCTGCACACCTGAGCCACTTCTGAGGGTTTTCAGACTTCCAGCCAGGCTAGGGGAAGGGCAGCACTCCTCCTTCAGCATTTGTTTACACTGCTACTGAAATCACTACTGTTAACAACACATGGAACAGAAAGTCCCTACAGCTACTACTAAGCAAGCTTGTTTgggtttaaaataaacaattactCTACCTTGGATTTCCTTGCTCCTTTCTTGCCACCTGTTTTCTTTGATACAGTTTTTTTCTGTGATGGAGACTTTGCCTTCTTTGCTGGAGGTGGAGTGATGATGGCTTCCAGTTTTCCTTTTGATCCCCGCTTCTTTGCCAACAGCTCTGGGTGAATATTGGGTAACACTCCACCACTGGCTATGGTGACTCCTTTCAATAGCTaataaaaaaaacataaaaaaagttGTAGATGACAAATTCCAGCCTTTACTCACCAATAAATAGAAAATGACATTTACTGCAAACTTTGTACACTGCCTCAAGTTTTAATTGGTACTTGGATGTTTCTTAACACATtatccttgaagaagagaagcGTGAAATGTATGAAATGAAGCTGATCACGTACTAGATTTTAACTATAAAGGGAATATGTATTCTTCTTGCACATATGCTTGTTACTGTCAGCATCTCTCGGGCTCACACAAAGATCTGTTTCTATGAAGCCATGAGATGAAGACTGTTACCCAGCTACTAGAAAACCAGACAGCCCCAGCCACAGGGGCTCTGCGGGGCAGCCTGTGTGAGAAAGATGGGACCCCAAAGTCCATGGTACCAGACTGCAATGGGTACCATGCTGTGGAGAACCCGATACAGGTCCCAATTGATGAATTTTCttgaaagtgctttttaaaacattttttttcttagaaaaagaaacttcaaatGAAGGGTAACGTTTATACAAATCTCTATACCTGGAAGTCtttcttcaaaaaaatctttatgtaGTTGAAGAAAAGCAGATCAATATTCAAAAGTGTGCAGTTCATTCAAGCCTTTAAAAGCAGAGGTGAAATATATCATGTTCTGTATTTAAAACCACTTTAACCCATTTTTTATACATCTAACTAGGACTAATTCACTATTGAGGAGGATACAAACAGTGACAAAGTCCCTTGAGTACTCCCACCTTCTGATTCGTGTTTACTGTTCCCCAATCACAACTCAGTGAGACTCCAAGCTCACAAAGGGATGATGAATGGAAAGTATTATCAAATTTCAGACAAAGCCAGAGGGAggttggtttggggatttttttttttttttcctgccccatGATGATACATAGATTTGGAAAAAGTAtcttttcagatgtgtttttACAGCACCTCACACTAATGTACATTAATCCTAGCCAGTGCCTCTGGCTGACACCACAACACTGTAATAATCATGCCCAATTTTTTTTTGGCTATGTTAAAGGCATCTTGAAATCCACAAAGGACTCAGAGTTGCAAGCGTTCCAGAGCTCTTAATTCTGTGGTCACAACGACAGACTTCAATGGGAAGAGGATAGGTCCCACTGAGTCCTAAGCTAtgtaaagggaaaacaaaaacaaacaaaaaaagcatctaCAAGATTTTCTCCGTGTCTCTATGAAGTTTATGACAACGTCCCACTCTAACAAAAGTGGTTGTAATAGTGTGAGCAAATGTCATATTACATCTCCATTgcatttttacacattttaataGTCCTGAAATATATAACTAAGCTGAGTGCTGTAGTTAGTTACACAGGCAGCGTGCTAGGGAGTGAATGAGCTGTTTCCTGGTGGGCTACTCAATAAGCAGAGGTCTTGAGTTACAATTCAGCTATATGGAAAGACAATTTAAAAAGCCCTAAAGGAAATCCTGGCCCTCACACGGCGGAGTTTTTTCTTACCTGATTTAATTCTTCATCATTTGCTACAGCCAACAGGATGTGTCTAGGAGTGACTCGACCCTTCTTGTTGTCCCTTGCTGCATTTCCAGCCAATTCAAGAATTTCCGCTGGGGAAAAAGTAAGCCCCTTTTAATTACACTGTGATCattaagaaaaatcaatgttattTAGCATCCATGCAAAGAGATACCTGAATTATATCACGTTATTCCTAACTGCTGTAGAGTACCCTCAATAGACATCTACCtctaaaattataattttcttttcatatgtctAATCACTGAAAGACAAATGTACACTTCAAGTCCTGTGGTCTaaacaatatttacttttttgtccttttaaagcAGTTCCCCTAGATTCTTGACTTTTCAGTGTTCTTCTCTAGGCTACTGTGTGTTTATCTCCTATGAGCCTGTTCCTATCAGGTGACAGAGTACTAGATATGTAAATGCTATAGTTTTTTTCCTCAAACCTGTCATAAATGTGAGTTCTGGCTTGCATCGCTTCTACTTTTTTATTACTGGAAAAGATGCTATTCCTAGTTTCTCATTTTTAACATTATGGAAGCATGTAAGCACACATCCAAGTTAGTACACTAAAAATACAAACTGCTGCTACCCTGAGctaatgaatttttttctctatctGAGAAGAAGTTTCTGTCCAGAAAAAGTAACTGATGCATCATTTTTGTTTGCTCCTAGTAAATTACCTCCTTAGAAGAAATCTCTAGTCCTGACAAAATACATTTAACAGCTGTGCATATATGATGGCTTGTATTGGAATTAGGAAACATTAACTTGCTCCCCTGCAAGGATCTAGGAAGTGAAAGGCTAGAGCGTTACCTGCTGACTTATCTGTCTTCAACTCAACAAGCCTTAGTCAAAGAATGCAATTATTACAAGAAAGTCTggggaacaattaaaaaaatgacataacATGTTTATCTGACTTTGCAATTATGTGCTATTGCTGTCTCCATTATACATAACCTTTCATCTCCCTCTGCACAGACTGTGTTTCACTGTTGCTTTTGGTATATTTCCTTTTGCAAACCTGGTAAcatttggagaaaaagagaaaaaaaagaaaatgaaaacatcttttttacATCTATCACACactaatatattaaaatttaGCATTAGAATAGGGCATGAGATTGATTTCCCATTTAAAACTGACTATACCATGACAGCTCTCCCATATGCTTGCTTTAGAGGCAAATAGAACTGAATTAAGACATTAATCTGGAAATGAAAGACTAAAATCAAAGCCCACATGACCACATGCCTTTGCCATAACACACAGTAAATCTTAAGTAATACTATATAGCACAGACTACGGCTTTTCATTAGACTGAATTTAACATGATTCTCCAATTATTTTTCATCGTAAGTCCCATAATAAACTAGTTATGACACCTACTGGAAAACTTCCAGCTGCTTCTGGATGTTCTACAGTTAAACTTCATCGAGGATTTTGGTAGGCTTTCACTGCTTTTGTGTTCTTCAAAGTGCACAATTAACTTTATTATAGGGTGAGATAAAATATTAAGTCTAAGCCCCCAAAAGTAACTCAACATTTCATGCTGAcaattgctttaatttatttttaaagaaggattAGCAGGGTAAGGTCAACCTGACTATGCTTTCCACACCTCCAAAGAACTCAATTAAGCTGACATAATCCTTTTCACATACTTCTCAAAAGCCGCAGCTCAGACAGGGGAGGG
Proteins encoded in this window:
- the MACROH2A1 gene encoding core histone macro-H2A.1 isoform X9, coding for MSSRGGKKKSTKTSRSAKAGVIFPVGRMLRYIKKGHPKYRIGVGAPVYMAAVLEYLTAEILELAGNAARDNKKGRVTPRHILLAVANDEELNQLLKGVTIASGGVLPNIHPELLAKKRGSKGKLEAIITPPPAKKAKSPSQKKTVSKKTGGKKGARKSKKKQGEVSKSASADSTTEGTPADGFTVLSTKSLFLGQKGALWKRKAARSLWKLSLSFAKRTGRWT